The Tessaracoccus aquimaris sequence GCGCCAGGTCCATCAGGTCGTCGGTGGTGTCGCCCATCGCGGAGATGACGATGATGACGTCATGCCCGTCGGCCCGCGACCGGGCGATCCTGCGCGCCACGCGCTTGATCGAATCCGCGTCCGCAACCGACGATCCGCCGAACTTCTGAACGATGCGACCCATCAACAACCTCCTGGGGAAACCTTGACGAGTCTAGTTCGTCCGGTCGTTGGCCGCCGACTCCGTCCAACGGGGTCCCACCGCGCAGTGCCTTGCGAGGCTGGTCGGGACTCTCGCGGGAGCGTGCGGAGCGCCTCCCTTGGCGTCGCTGATCATCGGCTGCCTCGGCGACGCGGCGGTGTAGCGTCTGCACTGTGTCGACGCTGCCGAAACTGACCGCCGAAGAACAACGGGTGCTCGGGTGCCTCCTCGAGAAGGAGGTGACGGTCCCGGCCAGTTATCCGCTCACCATGAACGCGCTGAAGACGGCATGTAACCAGTCGAGCAGTCGTGAGCCGGTGGTCGACTACGACGACCGCACCATCCAGGACGCGATGCGCGGGCTGAAGGACCACGGCCTTGCCGGTTCCACCTGGGCCGACCACGGTCGCCGGACCATCAAGTACGCGCAGGTCGCCGCAGAGGTGCTCGGGTTGGCCGACGACGAGCGCGCAGTGCTGACCGTCCTGCTGCTGCGTGGCCCGCAGGCACCGGGCGAGTTGAGGACGCGCACCGACCGGATGCACACGTTCGCCGACCGCGGCGCCGTCGAGGCGTGCCTCACGAGGATGGCCGGGCGGGAGGCACCACTGGTGGTCGAACTGCCCCGACGACCGGGGCAGCAGGACGCGCGATGGGCACACCTGCTCGGCGAGCCGCCGACCGTCCCCGGACCGGTAGCGGAGGTCGACCGGGAGCAGATCCTCGCCGACGGCCCGGGGGAGCGCGACAACCAGATCCGTGCGACCTACGCCGCCGTCGCCGAGGACTACGCCGAGCAGTACGGCACCTGGCTGGACGAGCGACCGATCGAACGCTGGCTGCTCGACAGGGTCGTCGACCTCGCCTACGAGCGCCCCATCGCCGACGTCGGCTCGGGTCCCGGCAACATCACCGCCTACCTGGCTCGGGCCGGGGGAGACGTCACGGGCTTCGACCTGTCGCCCGAGATGGTGGACGTGGCTCGGCGCGAGCATCCCGAGATCAGCTTCGAGGTGGCCGACCAACGCCGCCTCCTGCGCCCTCCCGCGGCCTCGGGGTGGGGCGCCATCACCGCCTGGTACTCGCTGATCCACTACACGCCGACCGAGTTGGTCGCACAGATCGGCTACCTGGCGAACCTGCTCGACGAGGAGGGCGTGCTGGCGATCGCGGTGCACGGCGGGGCCGAGGTGTCGACGACGGCGCAGTGGCTCGGCCACGACGTCACGACGCCCTGGGTCAGCCACGACCCGGCGCAGGTGCGGGCCGCCGTTGCCGCGGCGGGGCTGGTCGAGATCGAGGCCTACGTCGACCTCGGCGAGGACAGGGACCGGGTCTTCGTCCTTGCACAGCGGCCCTGACCGTCAAGGGATGACGTAGGGCCTTCCGCCCTCCGAGTCGGACGTGAACAGGACGTCGCCCCGCGCGTCGAGGTACTCGACGACCAGTCGCCCGGAGGACTTGGGCTGCCTCGTCACGACGAAGGAGTAGGTGCCGTCAACGATGTCGACGGTGTACTGGCCGTCGACCCGCATGCTCGTCGCGCCCTCGACGGGGACGAGCCCTGACCCGACCTCATACGGCTTGATGCTCGGGTCGTCGACCTTGCCGCCTCCTGGCAGGAAATAGCTCGCCGAGATGCCCCAGAACTCGTCGCCGGGCCGCAGCGTGGGGCTCTCCGTGGCCGCCTGCGCCATGCCGTAGGGGCGGAGTCCCGAGACGTCGCAGGCGTAGTAGGTCTCCTCGAGGAGGAGGAGGGCCGTGACGATGCCGTCCTTCTCCGCCGCGTTGACCAGCGTCGCCGCCCTGAGGTCGGGCGTTCTGAAGTCGTAGGAACGGCCGGCGCCCTCCTCGAACGGAGCGCCGTCGTATCGGCGCAACTGCTGGGAGCAGAGCGCGGCCAGGCGTTGCGGGTCGGCGATGCTCGGCGCGGGGTCGGGGATCGCCGACGTCGTGTCGCCGGGCTCCGGCACGATGCAGAGCCGCTCGCTTGACCGTCCTGCGGGGTCGACGAAGAGCACCGGGTCGCCCGTGGAGTAGCGCTGGTCTGAGTGCGCGATCGCCCACGCGATCGATTCCCCTGGGGGAGTCTCGTAGCCGGGCTTTCCGTCGTAGGCGTCGAGTTGCGGTCGGCAGCGCTGCGTCACCGCCTCGGGCGTCAACCGATTGGTCGCCTCGGACGGGGAGGTCTCCTGGGTGGGCGCGGGCGTCGCCGGGGCGGGGGAGGCGACCATGGTGGCCGGACGCATGGAGCCGGCTCCGAAGGCCACGCCGCCGACGGTGAGGGCGGTCACGAGGGCGACGCCGCCGATGCGCCGTCGCGTCCGGGCCTTCGCGGCGAGCGGCAGCAGGTTCGGGGCGGTGATGCTGCGGTCGTCCGCAGCACGCCGCATGAGGGATCGCAGGGCGTCGGTCTCAGGGTCGTCCATGGCTGGCTCCTGTCGGGGTGAGGATGTGCCGGAGGGCGTGGAGCGCCTCCGAAGTCATGCGCTTGACGTTGCCCTCCGAGCAGCCGAGGGCCGCCGCGGTGTCGGCAACGGAGGCGTCGAGATAGAACCTGAGCACGACGCAGGCCCTCCGGCGCGGGGTGAGTTCCGCGAGTGCCCCGGCGAGGTGGACCCGCTCATCGACGGTTCCGGCCTCGTCTGCGACGGTGGTGTCGCGGATGTCGTCCTGCGGGGCCTCGCGCCGCCAGGGTCGGCGGGACTCGTCAATGAGGATGGTCACGAGAGCGCGCCTCGCGTAAGCCTCCTTCTGGGCCACCCGGTTCCAGCGCGGGTGGAGCCTCAGCAGAGCGGCTTGGGCCGCGTCCTCGGCCTTGTGCCAGTCGCCGCAGATGAGATAGCCGGTTCGGGTCAGCCGGCCGAACGAGGCGCGCACGAAGGCGTCAAACTCGTCGTCCGTCCTGGCCATCGGCGTTCCCCTTGTCTCTGCACGGTAGACGAGGCCAACCGGCTCCGGGGTTGCGTCGCTGCCTGAGTTGGTCGGTGGGCCGTTCCCTGAGCTTGTCGAAGGGTCCGTAACCCGGTCGGGTCTGGTGGGTCGTTCCCTGAGCTCGTCGAAGGGTCCGTAACCGAAGCGGGTCTGGTGGTTTCGGACGTCTCGACAGGCTCGACGATCGGTTCGTTCCCTGAGCTTGTCGAAGGGTCCGTAACCGAAGCGGGTCTGGTGGTTCGTTCCCTGAGCTTGTCGAAGGGTCCGTGACCGGAGCGGGTCTGGTGGGTCGTTCCCTGAGCTTGTCGAAGGGTCCGTTACCGGAGCGGGTCTGGTGGTTCGTTCCCTGAGCTTGTCGAAGGGTCCGTGACCGGAGCGGGTCTGGTGGGTCGTTCCCTGAGCTTGTCGAAGGGTCCGTTACCGAAGGGGGTCTGGTGGGTCGTTCCCTGAGCTTGTCGAAGGGTCGTTACCGGAGCGGGTCTGGTGGGTCGTTCCCTGAGCTTGTCGAAGGGTCCGTTACCGAAGGGGGTCTGGTGGGTCGTTCCCTGAGCTTGTCGAAGGGTCCGTTACCGGAGCGGGTCTGGCGGGTCGTTCCCTGAGCTTGTCGAAGGGTCCGTAAGTGAAGCGGGTCTGCTGGGTTTCGGACGTCTCGACAGGCTCGACGATCGGGTCGTTCCCTGAGCTTGTCGAAGGGTCCGTAACCGAAGCGGGTCTGGTGGTTCGTTCCCTGGGCTCGTCGAAGGGTCCGTAACCGAAGGGGGTCTGGTGGTTCGTTCCCTGAGCTTGTCGAAGGGTCCGGAACCGAAGCGGGTCTGGTGGTTTCGGACGTCTCGACAGGCTCGACGAACGGATCGTTCCCTGAGCTGGTCGAAGGGTCCCGTAACCCGGGTGGTCTGGTGGTTGGTTCCCTGAGCTCGTCGAAGGTCCGCGACCCAAGCGGAACTCCGTGATGCAGAGCGTCAAGACGCGGACCACAGACACCCCAATCTGGCGAGGAAATCTCAAAGAAATACCTTGCCAACGGCCTGTGGACGGGCGAAACTGTCAGTGGCGAGGCGAATAATGTAGGTATGAGGCACGAAGCAGTAGACGAGCTGGAGCGGCACCTCGACGCCGCCCGCGAGTTGCTGCGCACGCTCTCGACGAGCCACCTCACCGCCGCCGACGCCGTCGCGCTGGTCACCCGGATAGACGTCGCGGCCGACCAACTGAGCGGGGCAAGGATGGTCCTGCTCGACGCCGCGGTGTCCGCGGCCGAGCCCGGCACCAACGTCACCGATCAACTCCACGCCACCAACCGCGTCACCCGCAGGAGGGCGCACTCCGATGTCCGCATGGCCACCGAGCTCACCGAGCGCTTCGAGATCGTCGCCGAGGCCTGGTGCTCAGGCCGGGTCAGCGAGGCCCAGGCGCGCGCCATCGTCGCCGGCCTCAAGCGGGCACCCGCCGTCCTGAGCGGTGCGGATCACGACCTCCGCCAAGCCGAGATGGTCGCCTACGCCGCACACTTCGACCCCGACGACCTGCTCAAGCTCGCCACCCGGATGGCGGAACTCACCGACCCTGCGCACGCAGAGGCGCTCGAGGCGGAACGACTTGCCCGCGAGGCGCGCGTCGCCCGCGCCTCCCGGTTGCTGGCCGTGGTTCCCGACCACCACGGCTCGATGCTGATCCGCGGTCAACTTCCGCTCGCCGACGGCGAGGTGCTCCTGGCGCAACTCGAGTCGCTGATGCCGTCGTCCGCGTCCTACCAGCACACCGGCGAGGTCCCCAGCCGCGGAGCCCGCCGCGCCGATGCGCTGGTCAGGCTCTGCTCCGTCGCCGCGTCCGCGGAAAGGCTGCCGCTGCGCGGAGCCGACCGGCCGCACGCCGTCATCACCCTCGATTACGACACCCTCCTGACCGGCCGCGGGGCCGTCGGCTCGATCGCCAGCGGGGAACGGCTCTCGGCCGCCGACGCCCGCCACCTCGCATGCGACGCGAACATCATCCCCGTGGTGCTTGGTGCCCGCTCGGAGCCTCTCGACGTGGGTCGCACCAGTCGGCTGTTCACCGGCTCGCTGCGAGCCGCGCTGACGCTGCGCGACCAAGGCTGTTCGTTCCCCGGCTGCGACGCGGTGCCCGCCGCGTGCGATGCGCATCACATCACCCCCTGGTGGCAGGGCGGAAGCACATCCCTCTCGAACGGCGTACTGGTGTGCGCCTACCACCACCGGCTGATCGAACCCGATCCGCAGAAGCCGGCCGACCACCAGTGGCAGGTCGAACTGGACCCGGGCTCGGGTCTGCCCACCTTCATTCCGCCCAGGCAGATCGACCCCAGCCGGCGCCGAAGGCAACACCGCCGCCACCGCATCAGGGGGAGAACTCTGCCCTCCGCCGAACCCTGCGAGCCACCAGCGGCGGCACCCCCTGTGCTGCAGACATCGGCCGCCTGGGTCGCCTGAACCCGGCTCGAATGGGTGCGGATCCCGATAGGCTCGACACCATGAACGGGGTTCGCTGGGGAATTGTCGGAGCAGGTTCCATCGCGGGTTCGGTCGCGGGCGACTTCCAGTTCGTCCCCGGCGCTGAACTCGTGGCCATCGCGTCCCGCAACCAGGAGAAGGCCGACGCCTTCGCGCTTCAGCAGGGCATCCCCAAGGCCTTCGGGTCCTACCGCGACCTGCTCGAGTCGCCCGAGGTCGACGCCGTCTACATCGCCACCCCGCATCCCCAGCACCGCGACGTCGCGCTCGCCGCGATCGCCAACGGCAAGCACGTGCTTGTAGAGAAGGCGTTCACCGCCACACTCGCCGGGGCGCAGCAGGTCGTCGACGCGGCAAGAGTCAAGGGCGTGTTCGCGATGGAGGCGCTGTGGACCAGGTTCCTGCCCGTGGTCGCGGCGGCGCGAGAGGTGGTCGCCTGGGGGCGCATCGGTCACGTCGTAGCGGTGCAGGGCGACCTGTACGCCTACCGCGAGTTCGAGGCGGGCAACCGCCTGTTCGAGCCCGAACTGGGCGGCGGGGCGATCCTCGACCTCGGCGTCTACCTGGTGAACCTCGCCCAGATGTTCCTCGGTGACGTCAAGAGCATCGACTGCATGACGCGACTATTCTCCAACGGCGTCGAGAAGGCCGCCGCCATCACGCTCGCGCACACGGCGCACGGCCTGTCGTCGCTGACGTGCGGGTTCGACGGTCCCGGCCCTGGCCGGATGCTCGTGGTCGGCACCAAGGGTTGGATCGAGATCGAGCCGCGCTTCCACCACCCGTCGGTGATCACGATCCACCGCCCTGGTGTGCTTCCCCGCGTCATCGAGGCTCCCCCAGCGGGCGCGGCTACAGCCACGAGTTCGCGGAGGCGACCAAACGGATCTCCGAGGGCGCCACCGAGTCCCCGACGATGCCGCTCAGCGACACGCTCGAGGTGATGCGCGTCCTGGAGGCATGCCTGCGACAGGCCGGCATCTACCGCAAGGACGCCACCGTCGAGGGCCTCAGGTAACCGGCCGCGACTTCGCGGGCACTCACTGGTGCGTCTTGTAGTACTCGAGCATGTCGTCGCTGCGGAGCGCCTTGCGGAGGTCGTCCAGGCCGACCCTGTCGACGAGCACGATCGACTGGCCGTCCGACGAGGTGCCGAAGCCGGCGGTGGGGAACTGGAACGAGCCGATGTTCGACGGCTTGAAGTCGCGCATCGACCACCCGAGCGACATGATCGCGTCGTTGGTGAGGTCGGGGTCGACGGTGAAGTTGCCGCCCAGCTTGGTGATGGCGTCGCGGAACTTGCCGGGATCGGTGACAACCCCGGTGGAGGTGAGCTTGCTGAGTACGGCCTTGATCATCTCCCGCTGCCGTGTGGCCCGACCGAAGTCGCCGTCGGAGAGGTTCTTGCGCTCCCGGACGAAGCGCAGCGCCTGCTCGCCGGTCAGCGTGATGTCGCCCTGCGGGAAGTCGAAACCGTCGCTCGAGGAGGCCTCCTGGTTGTACACCGTGATGCCGCCGAGCGCGTCGATGACGTTGACGAAGCCCTCGAAGTCGATGATCGCCGAGTGGTCCATCGGGACCTGGAGCAACTGCTCCACGGTCTGGATCGCCAGCGCGGACCCGCCCCACGAGTAGGCCGCGTTGATCTTGGCGTCGCCGTGCCCCTCAACGGGGACCCAGGTGTCGCGCGGGATGCTCATCAGGAACACCTGGCTGCGGTCTGCGGAGATGTGCATCACCTGCAGGACGTCGGAGCGGCCCCGCTCGCCGCCGCGATGGTCGGAGCCCATCAGAACGATGTTCATCGGGGTGCCCTTTGGACCCGGCGCGACAGGCGTGGGCCTCGGCCCGGTCGGCATCATCGACGGGTCGCGCTGGATGTTGTCCAGCGCGTCGACGGCTGACTTGGCGTAGTAGCCGACGATCCCGACGGCCGCGAGCACAACCGCCAGCATGACGCCAAGCACGGTGAACAGCAATCGTCGGTTGCGCCGCTTCTCCCTCGGCTGGACGTTCTCGTCCGTCTCGTCGGCGCTAGCTGATTGATCCATAGACCCCATGTGCTCAGCGTACTGTCGACGGCTTGCCGCAAGCTGTGGGGCTACTGATCAACCACGAGCAGCGTGCCGGCGGCCGAGAGTTGACGCATGACTCGTACACCTCAAGAGACCGCATTTGGCGGCTCGATCCCAGCTGAATCGCAGCAAAGACTGCAGTGTTTGCGGCTAATGCCTTGTCAAGTCCGATTGAGGAATGGCGGACGTAGGCCCAGTCAGATAAGTGTCCAGCGTTCGCGTCACATCGAGGGGATGAATGATGTGACAACGGGTGATGCGATTAACTGACCCAGCGCATGAATGAGCCGAATGTCGGTCTTACCATTTGGTTCTGTGGGATCCCTGAGTTCAAGCGGAGAATGGCCAGACATCGTCCATTCACTACACACGTCACCCGCCTGGGTCCGTCGTTCTGTCGTCGTCGCATGGGACATCGTCGCCTGGGTTCTCGCACTTCTGACCTTCGCCCTATTCCGTTTCGACTGGGGCCTGGGAAGCCTTCAATGGTTCAGTGTCGTCAGCTACATTCTCGTGGCGTCGGCGTTGCAGATGGTGATCGGGCTCGCCTGCCAGATATACCTCGGGCGTAGTCGCATCGGCAGTTTCTCGGAGGCCTTCTGGCTCACGAGCCTCGTGTTGGTCGTCGGCGCTGTGACCGGTGCTGTCTTCTGGCTTGTAGATCCCGGATTTCCGCGCAGCGTCATCCTGGCCGTTCCATGCCTCGCGCTCCTGATCATGAGTGCTGGCCGCGGGCTCGTCCGGATGTCGCGGATGAATCTCCACGGGGACGCGAAGCGCACCGGTCAGCGGGTGCTCCTGTATGGGGCCGGAGACCTCGGCCATCAGGTGGCTCACCTCGTTGCTCGCTCGAACAACTCTCCCTACAGCATTGTCGGGATCCTTGATGACGACCCGACTCGCCGCTTCCTCAGGATTGAGGGTCACCGCGTCGTCGGCACGGGCGCCTCGCTAGCTGAGCAGGCTCAGCGACTGCAGGCTTCCGCGGTGGTCCTCGCGATCGGAGGCGTGACACCAAGCTTCATCGGAACACTGTCGACCGCCTGCGAAGACACTGGCGTCAAACTCATAGTGGTCCCGCCTGTGCGGGAGATGATCGGCGGAAAGGTCTCGCTCGAAAGCCTGCGCGAGTTCAACGTGGCCGACCTGCTCGGGCGACGTCCCATCTCCACCGATCTTTCCAGCATCGCGGGCTACGTCACTGGCAGGACGGTCCTGGTAACCGGAGCAGGCGGGTCAATAGGTTCCGAGTTGGCGCACCAGGTCAATGAGCTTCGCCCCAGCAAGCTCGTCCTGCTCGACCGGGACGAGTCCGCATTGCACGCCGTCCAGTTGCGGCTCTACGGTATTGGCCTTCTCGATAGCGACGACATGGTGCTCTGCAGTATCCGAGATGAGGAAGCCCTCCGCGCGGTCTTCGAGAAGCACCGCCCCGACGTCGTATTCCATGCAGCCGCGCTGAAGCACCTCCCGATGTTGCAGCAGTATCCGGCAGAGGCGTGGAAGACGAACGTGCTCGGCACGGCTAATGTGCTCCGTTGCGCCCATGAGTCAGGGGTCAGGAACCTGGTCAACATCTCCACAGACAAGGCGGCCGACGCTTCGAGCGTGTTGGGCGGCTCAAAGCGGATCGCCGAGCGGCTGACCGGGTGGTATGCCGAGCAGTACGACCTGGCGTACGTGTCGGTCAGGTTCGGCAACGTGCTTGGATCACGCGGCTCCGTCCTGCACACGTTCAAGGCGCAGATTGAGCGCGGTGGCCCGGTCACGGTCACTGACCCGGACGTGACGCGCTATTTCATGACTATCCCGGAGGCCTGCGAGTTGGTCCTTCAAGCTGGCGCTCTCGGCCGCCCAGGCGAGGTGATGGTCCTCGACATGGGCGAACCGGTACGGATGATCGACGTGGCCCAGCGGCTGATTGCCGAGTCAGGTAAGGACATCGCGATCACCTTCACCGGCCTGCGTGAGGGAGAGAAGCTCGACGAGGTCCTCTTTAGCGTTAACGAGCACAGGGCCTCGAGTCCGCATCCGCTGGTGAGTAGCGTGCGGGTTGAGCCTTTGGCCCCCTGAGCATCTCAGCCACTTGGCCCAGCGAAGCAGCGTTCGAGGGTATGCTCGCCCAGCCGCGACCGGGCCGAAGCGTACTCCATCCCGCGCTCAAACTGACAGGCAAGGACAAGTCTCCGAGCAGTACGGGCCGTAAGCCTGACTGTCAAGTTAGCTAGAAATCCACGCAGAAGTTAGGTCACAGAATGCGCGACATTCGGATCGTTTGGTTTGAGGGTTCAGATGAAGGGACTGCCGCTGGTCAGCATCTCCGTGGAACT is a genomic window containing:
- a CDS encoding SigE family RNA polymerase sigma factor — translated: MARTDDEFDAFVRASFGRLTRTGYLICGDWHKAEDAAQAALLRLHPRWNRVAQKEAYARRALVTILIDESRRPWRREAPQDDIRDTTVADEAGTVDERVHLAGALAELTPRRRACVVLRFYLDASVADTAAALGCSEGNVKRMTSEALHALRHILTPTGASHGRP
- a CDS encoding polysaccharide biosynthesis protein — encoded protein: MGSLSSSGEWPDIVHSLHTSPAWVRRSVVVAWDIVAWVLALLTFALFRFDWGLGSLQWFSVVSYILVASALQMVIGLACQIYLGRSRIGSFSEAFWLTSLVLVVGAVTGAVFWLVDPGFPRSVILAVPCLALLIMSAGRGLVRMSRMNLHGDAKRTGQRVLLYGAGDLGHQVAHLVARSNNSPYSIVGILDDDPTRRFLRIEGHRVVGTGASLAEQAQRLQASAVVLAIGGVTPSFIGTLSTACEDTGVKLIVVPPVREMIGGKVSLESLREFNVADLLGRRPISTDLSSIAGYVTGRTVLVTGAGGSIGSELAHQVNELRPSKLVLLDRDESALHAVQLRLYGIGLLDSDDMVLCSIRDEEALRAVFEKHRPDVVFHAAALKHLPMLQQYPAEAWKTNVLGTANVLRCAHESGVRNLVNISTDKAADASSVLGGSKRIAERLTGWYAEQYDLAYVSVRFGNVLGSRGSVLHTFKAQIERGGPVTVTDPDVTRYFMTIPEACELVLQAGALGRPGEVMVLDMGEPVRMIDVAQRLIAESGKDIAITFTGLREGEKLDEVLFSVNEHRASSPHPLVSSVRVEPLAP
- a CDS encoding Gfo/Idh/MocA family protein, which produces MNGVRWGIVGAGSIAGSVAGDFQFVPGAELVAIASRNQEKADAFALQQGIPKAFGSYRDLLESPEVDAVYIATPHPQHRDVALAAIANGKHVLVEKAFTATLAGAQQVVDAARVKGVFAMEALWTRFLPVVAAAREVVAWGRIGHVVAVQGDLYAYREFEAGNRLFEPELGGGAILDLGVYLVNLAQMFLGDVKSIDCMTRLFSNGVEKAAAITLAHTAHGLSSLTCGFDGPGPGRMLVVGTKGWIEIEPRFHHPSVITIHRPGVLPRVIEAPPAGAATATSSRRRPNGSPRAPPSPRRCRSATRSR
- a CDS encoding HNH endonuclease signature motif containing protein; the encoded protein is MRHEAVDELERHLDAARELLRTLSTSHLTAADAVALVTRIDVAADQLSGARMVLLDAAVSAAEPGTNVTDQLHATNRVTRRRAHSDVRMATELTERFEIVAEAWCSGRVSEAQARAIVAGLKRAPAVLSGADHDLRQAEMVAYAAHFDPDDLLKLATRMAELTDPAHAEALEAERLAREARVARASRLLAVVPDHHGSMLIRGQLPLADGEVLLAQLESLMPSSASYQHTGEVPSRGARRADALVRLCSVAASAERLPLRGADRPHAVITLDYDTLLTGRGAVGSIASGERLSAADARHLACDANIIPVVLGARSEPLDVGRTSRLFTGSLRAALTLRDQGCSFPGCDAVPAACDAHHITPWWQGGSTSLSNGVLVCAYHHRLIEPDPQKPADHQWQVELDPGSGLPTFIPPRQIDPSRRRRQHRRHRIRGRTLPSAEPCEPPAAAPPVLQTSAAWVA
- a CDS encoding DUF480 domain-containing protein; translation: MSTLPKLTAEEQRVLGCLLEKEVTVPASYPLTMNALKTACNQSSSREPVVDYDDRTIQDAMRGLKDHGLAGSTWADHGRRTIKYAQVAAEVLGLADDERAVLTVLLLRGPQAPGELRTRTDRMHTFADRGAVEACLTRMAGREAPLVVELPRRPGQQDARWAHLLGEPPTVPGPVAEVDREQILADGPGERDNQIRATYAAVAEDYAEQYGTWLDERPIERWLLDRVVDLAYERPIADVGSGPGNITAYLARAGGDVTGFDLSPEMVDVARREHPEISFEVADQRRLLRPPAASGWGAITAWYSLIHYTPTELVAQIGYLANLLDEEGVLAIAVHGGAEVSTTAQWLGHDVTTPWVSHDPAQVRAAVAAAGLVEIEAYVDLGEDRDRVFVLAQRP
- a CDS encoding LCP family protein, whose protein sequence is MDQSASADETDENVQPREKRRNRRLLFTVLGVMLAVVLAAVGIVGYYAKSAVDALDNIQRDPSMMPTGPRPTPVAPGPKGTPMNIVLMGSDHRGGERGRSDVLQVMHISADRSQVFLMSIPRDTWVPVEGHGDAKINAAYSWGGSALAIQTVEQLLQVPMDHSAIIDFEGFVNVIDALGGITVYNQEASSSDGFDFPQGDITLTGEQALRFVRERKNLSDGDFGRATRQREMIKAVLSKLTSTGVVTDPGKFRDAITKLGGNFTVDPDLTNDAIMSLGWSMRDFKPSNIGSFQFPTAGFGTSSDGQSIVLVDRVGLDDLRKALRSDDMLEYYKTHQ